Proteins found in one Thunnus maccoyii chromosome 5, fThuMac1.1, whole genome shotgun sequence genomic segment:
- the parvg gene encoding gamma-parvin has translation MEPECFEKYKEEDTLDIESFQGDKTKVIQPTSLRDPDLEKLKETLVDWINSTLKTEHIVVKNLQEDLFDGLVLHHLLSRLAGVHLSVEEIALSKKAQIRKLEIIMEELDKRLGLQDSSRIKWNIKLIHNKDLLATIHLLVAMVKCFQPDLDLPANVKVKVVVVEVNKGGIKSDEQIEVLTEESNTGSESLSNTEREDPIEQLLKLEDHKVNTVKKAILHFVNKNMSTLGLQVDDMDKQFADGVILLLLIGQLEGFFVPLGDFYLTPVNPSEMLQNVTLALDLLNDIGLQLSSVDPQDIVSQDITATFKILYTLFRKHKGI, from the exons ATGGAGCCTGAATGCTTTGAGAAATACAAAGAGGAAGACACCTTGGACATTGAATCCTTCCAGG GAGACAAAACAAAGGTCATTCAGCCAACGTCTTTAAGAGACCCCGACCTAGAAAAGCTGAAGGAG ACATTGGTTGATTGGATCAATAGCACTTTGAAAACAGAGCACATAGTGGTGAAGAATCTGCAAGAGGATCTGTTCGATGGGCTGGTGCTTCATCACCTGCTGT CAAGGTTGGCTGGCGTACACTTGTCTGTGGAGGAAATAGCACTGTCAAAAAAAGCTCAGATCCGCAAGCTGGAAATTATCATGGAGGAGTTGGACAAGAGACTGGGCCTGCAGGACAGCAGCCGGATCAAGTGGAACATCAAAC TCATCCACAACAAAGACCTTCTGGCCACTATTCATCtgctggttgccatggtgaaatGTTTCCAGCCTGATCTGGATTTGCCGGCAAATGTGAAGGTTAAAGTTGTAGTTGTGGAA GTCAACAAAGGTGGAATCAAATCAGATGAACAGATAGAAGTCCTGACAGAGGAAAG CAACACAGGCTCAGAGTCCCTCAGCAATACTGAAA GGGAAGATCCCATCGAGCAACTGCTGAAGCTTGAGGATCACAAGGTCAACACGGTGAAGAAG GCCATCTTACACTTTGTCAACAAGAATATGTCGACCTTGGGTCTGCAGGTGGATGATATGGACAAACAG TTTGCTGATGGTGtgattctgctgctgctgattggaCAGCTGGAAGGCTTCTTTGTGCCGCTCGGTGACTTCTACCTGACCCCTGTCAATCCATCAGAGATG CTTCAAAATGTGACCTTGGCCTTGGACCTTCTTAATGATATAGGCCTGCAGTTGTCCAGTGTTGACCCACAAG ATATCGTCTCTCAGGACATCACTGCCACCTTTAAGATCCTGTACACCCTGTTCAGGAAGCACAAAGGGATATGA